From a region of the Phragmites australis chromosome 21, lpPhrAust1.1, whole genome shotgun sequence genome:
- the LOC133903539 gene encoding chitinase 2-like: MSYSKLIAVVFLPLLLALHVPMTTAANSNLFRDYIGAIFNGVQFSDVPINPKVQFDFILAFVIDYTTATEPPSPTNGQFNIFWQSTVLTPSAVAAIKQNNPNVRVAVSLGGATVNNRPVFFNITSVDSWVQNAVSSLTSIIQQYNLDGIDIDYEQFQADPATFAECIGRLVTTLKSNGVIKFASIAPFDDADVQRHYQALWATYGSVIDYINFQFYAYSSSTTVSQYVNFFNNQIVNYPGGNILASFTTAPTTTSVPIDTALSACQTLQSQGKLYGIFIWAADYSKSQGFKYEIQAQALLANTTSL; this comes from the coding sequence ATGAGCTACTCAAAGCTCATTGCAGTAGTTTTTCTCCCTCTTCTGCTTGCCCTCCATGTTCCAATGACCACTGCAGCAAATTCCAACCTCTTCCGGGACTACATCGGCGCGATCTTTAATGGCGTTCAGTTCAGCGACGTGCCCATCAACCCGAAGGTTCAGTTCGACTTCATCCTTGCCTTCGTCATCGACTACACCACAGCCACGGAGCCGCCTTCTCCGACCAATGGCCAGTTCAACATCTTCTGGCAAAGCACCGTCCTCACCCCCTCCGCGGTTGCTGCGATCAAGCAGAACAACCCGAACGTGAGGGTGGCCGTCAGCCTCGGCGGCGCCACCGTGAACAACAGGCCGGTGTTCTTCAACATCACCTCCGTCGACTCCTGGGTCCAGAACGCCGTCTCTTCCCTCACCAGCATAATCCAGCAGTACAACCTGGACGGCATCGACATCGACTACGAGCAGTTCCAGGCCGACCCGGCCACCTTCGCCGAGTGCATAGGCCGCCTCGTGACGACGCTCAAGAGCAACGGGGTGATCAAGTTTGCGTCGATCGCGCCGTTCGACGACGCCGACGTGCAGCGCCATTACCAAGCTCTGTGGGCGACTTATGGGAGCGTGATAGACTACATCAACTTCCAGTTCTATGCTTACAGCTCGAGCACAACCGTGTCGCAGTATGTTAACTTCTTCAACAACCAGATTGTCAACTACCCTGGAGGCAATATCCTGGCCAGCTTCACCACGGCGCCGACGACAACCTCGGTGCCAATTGATACAGCGCTCAGCGCTTGCCAGACTCTGCAGTCACAAGGAAAGCTCTACGGAATCTTCATCTGGGCAGCAGATTATTCTAAGAGCCAAGGGTTCAAGTACGAAATACAAGCACAGGCACTGTTGGCCAACACCACCAGCCTCTAG